One window of Pyramidobacter piscolens W5455 genomic DNA carries:
- a CDS encoding ABC transporter ATP-binding protein, giving the protein MAETNEILRVEHLKKYFDTPAGTLHAVDDITFSLDRGRTLGVVGESGCGKSTMGRAILRLHEPTSGKVWFEGQDILSYDKKRLKALRKDMQIIFQDPFASLNPRMTVAEAIAAPLVVQNVYSRRDKKGLRKKVAEFMDLVGLAPRLVNTYPHELDGGRRQRIGIARALALSPKFIVCDEPVSALDVSIQAQILNLMQDLQDRLGLTYLFITHDLSVVKFFSDDIIVMYLGQMVEKAPSDLLFKNPLHPYTKALLSAIPVADPNLPMQRIALSGEISSPVNPPKGCRFAKRCPYAEAACTSGDLTLAEVEANHFVSCVKVE; this is encoded by the coding sequence TTGGCGGAGACGAATGAGATTTTGCGGGTCGAACATCTCAAAAAATATTTTGACACACCTGCGGGAACGCTCCACGCGGTGGACGACATCACGTTCTCTCTCGACCGGGGCAGGACGCTGGGCGTGGTCGGCGAATCCGGCTGCGGCAAGTCGACGATGGGGAGGGCGATTCTGAGGCTTCACGAGCCGACGTCGGGCAAGGTGTGGTTCGAGGGGCAGGACATCCTTTCCTACGACAAAAAGCGGCTGAAAGCTCTCAGAAAAGACATGCAGATCATCTTTCAGGATCCCTTCGCGTCCCTGAATCCCCGCATGACCGTCGCGGAGGCGATCGCCGCACCGCTGGTTGTGCAGAATGTCTACAGCCGCAGGGACAAAAAGGGCCTTCGCAAAAAAGTCGCCGAGTTTATGGATCTCGTCGGCCTGGCTCCCCGACTGGTTAACACCTATCCTCACGAGCTGGACGGCGGCCGGCGGCAGCGGATCGGCATCGCCCGGGCGCTGGCGCTGAGTCCCAAGTTCATCGTCTGCGACGAGCCGGTGTCCGCGCTGGACGTTTCCATCCAGGCTCAGATTTTGAATCTCATGCAGGATTTGCAGGACCGTCTGGGGCTGACGTACCTGTTCATCACCCACGATCTTTCCGTGGTCAAGTTTTTTTCCGACGACATTATCGTCATGTATCTGGGGCAGATGGTGGAGAAAGCGCCTTCCGATCTGCTTTTCAAAAATCCGCTGCATCCTTATACGAAAGCGCTGCTTTCGGCGATCCCCGTCGCCGATCCCAATCTGCCCATGCAAAGGATTGCCTTATCGGGAGAGATTTCTTCGCCTGTCAATCCGCCGAAGGGCTGCCGCTTCGCCAAACGCTGTCCGTATGCCGAAGCCGCCTGTACGTCTGGAGATCTGACGCTAGCGGAAGTCGAAGCGAATCATTTCGTTAGCTGCGTTAAAGTTGAGTAA
- a CDS encoding ABC transporter ATP-binding protein: protein MPGSLLEVKNLHIHYSTDEGVVRALNGASITIEEGKTLGLVGETGAGKSTLARGILRLIPDPPGKIIDGEILFEGRDLLALSEEEMMKVRGRDISMIFQDPMTSLNPVLTVGDQILEVIETHHREMAREEAKKKAEEMLEMVGIAKGRYSDYPHQFSGGMKQRVVIAIALACRPKLLIADEPTTALDVTIQAQILDMINQLKRRDNTSMLLITHDLGVVAQNCDEVAIVYAGEIVEVGNIKDVYREKLHPYTNGLFGSVPSLSSTERRLRAIDGMMPDPTRLPGGCKFYERCPRAAERCRSELPKLVECGPGHKVRCFEYYGKGGTGLGGDE from the coding sequence ATGCCGGGCAGTTTGCTGGAAGTGAAAAATTTGCACATTCATTATTCAACGGACGAAGGCGTCGTGCGAGCGTTGAACGGAGCTTCCATCACGATCGAAGAGGGGAAAACGCTGGGGCTGGTCGGCGAAACGGGAGCGGGGAAAAGCACGCTGGCGCGGGGAATTCTGCGTCTGATTCCCGATCCGCCCGGAAAAATCATCGACGGCGAGATTCTGTTCGAAGGAAGGGATCTTCTTGCTCTTTCCGAAGAGGAAATGATGAAGGTTCGAGGCAGAGACATTTCGATGATCTTTCAGGATCCGATGACATCGCTCAATCCTGTTTTGACGGTCGGCGACCAAATTCTCGAAGTGATCGAAACGCACCATCGCGAGATGGCGCGCGAAGAGGCGAAGAAAAAGGCCGAAGAGATGCTGGAGATGGTCGGCATCGCCAAAGGGCGGTACAGCGACTATCCGCACCAGTTCTCCGGCGGCATGAAGCAGCGCGTGGTTATCGCCATCGCGCTGGCGTGCCGGCCGAAGCTGCTGATCGCCGACGAGCCGACAACGGCGCTTGACGTCACGATTCAGGCACAGATTCTCGACATGATCAATCAACTCAAAAGGCGGGACAACACTTCGATGCTGCTCATTACCCACGATCTGGGCGTGGTGGCTCAGAACTGCGACGAGGTTGCCATCGTCTACGCTGGCGAGATCGTTGAAGTGGGAAATATAAAGGACGTGTACCGTGAGAAGCTTCATCCGTATACGAACGGGCTTTTTGGTTCGGTCCCTTCGCTCTCTTCGACGGAAAGGCGGCTCCGCGCGATCGACGGCATGATGCCGGATCCCACGAGGCTTCCCGGCGGCTGCAAGTTTTACGAAAGGTGTCCCCGCGCCGCTGAAAGGTGCCGTAGCGAACTTCCCAAGCTGGTCGAGTGCGGGCCGGGGCATAAAGTCCGCTGCTTCGAATATTACGGGAAGGGAGGGACGGGGCTTGGCGGAGACGAATGA
- a CDS encoding ABC transporter permease, whose product MGKSEEKARLHEEETNKERSLWQEAWRRFKKNRMAMAGLYFILFLVLTSVVTAVVDLATHKEFYNHYVIRQSLRYRLQKPSLTHPFGLDEFGRDMLLRMLWGTRYSLFMGTLAILFSSLIGGALGAVAGYYGKRLDNALMRFMDILLAIPSMLLAIAIVAALGTSLTNVLIAIGVAYVPVFARTVRASVLMVKEQEFIEAARSIGCNDFTIIFQYIVPNSLAPTIVQVTLGIAGAILSIAGLSFLGLGIQPPTPEWGAMLSNARTYIRDAWHITIIPGMGIMLTILALNLMGDGLRDALDPRLKN is encoded by the coding sequence ATGGGAAAAAGCGAAGAAAAAGCACGGCTCCATGAGGAGGAAACGAACAAAGAACGCTCTCTGTGGCAGGAAGCGTGGCGGCGTTTCAAAAAGAACCGTATGGCGATGGCGGGGCTGTATTTCATTCTCTTTCTGGTGCTGACGTCTGTCGTAACGGCCGTGGTGGATCTGGCGACGCACAAAGAGTTTTACAACCATTACGTAATCAGGCAATCGCTACGGTATCGTTTGCAGAAACCCAGTCTGACGCACCCGTTCGGCCTCGATGAGTTTGGCCGGGATATGTTGTTGAGAATGCTGTGGGGAACCCGCTATTCTCTTTTTATGGGAACGCTGGCGATTCTCTTTTCCAGCCTGATCGGCGGGGCGCTTGGGGCTGTGGCCGGATACTACGGCAAGAGGCTGGACAACGCGCTGATGCGGTTTATGGACATTCTGCTGGCGATTCCTTCGATGCTGCTGGCCATCGCCATCGTGGCCGCGCTGGGGACCAGTCTCACGAACGTTCTGATCGCCATCGGCGTGGCTTACGTGCCCGTTTTCGCGAGAACGGTGCGGGCTTCCGTGCTGATGGTGAAGGAACAGGAGTTCATCGAGGCGGCGCGAAGCATCGGCTGCAACGACTTCACGATCATCTTTCAGTACATCGTGCCCAATTCTCTGGCGCCGACGATCGTTCAGGTGACGTTGGGAATCGCCGGGGCGATTCTGTCCATCGCCGGGCTTTCCTTCCTCGGTCTGGGGATCCAGCCGCCCACGCCGGAATGGGGGGCGATGCTTTCCAACGCGAGGACGTACATCAGGGACGCGTGGCACATTACGATCATTCCCGGAATGGGCATCATGCTGACGATCCTCGCCCTCAACCTTATGGGCGACGGGCTGCGCGACGCGCTTGACCCCAGACTGAAAAACTAG
- a CDS encoding ABC transporter permease encodes MSKYIVRRLLTLIPVIVGVTFIVFFILNLSPGDPAAIILGEQATEEALAMKREELHLNDPLLKRYGRYMWDMLHGDLGLSYKNSISVWDQVIGRFPNTCVLAVAGILVALLIGIPVGIISAKKQYSLIDNVSMVFALIGVAMPNFWFGLLAVIVFSLTLGWLPSQGMGEGLVPLLRSIVLPALTLGTGCAATVTRMTRSSMLEVIRQDYISTARAKGLSEKTVTYRHMLRNALIPIITATGLQFGSLLGGAMLTETIFSWPGLGRLMVDAIKSKDIPLVLGSIIFMATTFSIVNLVVDIIYAFVDPRIKSQYKGK; translated from the coding sequence ATGTCAAAATACATCGTCAGGCGTCTTTTAACGCTGATACCGGTCATCGTCGGCGTGACCTTTATCGTTTTCTTCATTCTGAACCTTTCTCCCGGAGACCCGGCGGCCATTATCCTCGGCGAGCAGGCCACGGAGGAAGCGCTCGCGATGAAGCGGGAGGAGCTGCACCTGAACGATCCGCTTCTCAAGCGCTATGGGCGCTACATGTGGGATATGCTCCACGGCGACCTGGGCCTTTCCTACAAGAACAGCATCAGCGTCTGGGATCAGGTGATCGGACGGTTCCCCAACACCTGCGTCCTGGCGGTGGCGGGGATTCTGGTGGCGCTGCTGATCGGCATACCGGTCGGCATCATCTCGGCGAAAAAACAGTATTCGCTCATAGACAACGTGTCCATGGTTTTCGCGTTGATCGGCGTCGCCATGCCGAACTTCTGGTTCGGGCTGCTGGCCGTTATCGTTTTTTCGCTGACGCTGGGCTGGCTTCCCTCGCAGGGAATGGGTGAAGGGCTGGTCCCCCTGTTGCGAAGCATCGTCCTCCCCGCGCTGACGTTAGGGACGGGGTGCGCCGCGACCGTGACGCGCATGACGCGTTCTTCGATGCTCGAAGTCATACGGCAGGACTACATCAGCACGGCGCGGGCGAAAGGGCTGAGCGAAAAGACGGTAACGTACCGTCACATGCTGCGAAATGCCCTGATTCCCATTATTACCGCGACAGGCCTGCAGTTTGGCAGTCTTTTAGGCGGCGCGATGCTGACGGAGACGATCTTTTCGTGGCCGGGGCTGGGACGTCTGATGGTCGACGCGATCAAGTCAAAGGATATTCCGCTTGTGCTCGGTTCGATCATCTTCATGGCGACGACTTTTTCCATCGTCAATTTGGTCGTGGATATTATCTACGCCTTTGTCGATCCGAGAATTAAATCCCAGTACAAGGGAAAGTAG
- a CDS encoding ABC transporter ATP-binding protein: MAGLLEVKELCVSYGAIRALDKVSLSIPAGEIVSVIGANGAGKSTLMSAVMGQVPYHSGEIEFEGKPLPRRSFQVVKSGISLSPEGRRIFAPLTVLENLQIGAFPRGDGDSEKAVKEDMDWVFSLFPRLEERIGQYAGTLSGGEQQMLAVARALMSRPKLLLLDEPSLGLAPVIIRDIFRELRRINEKGLTILLVEQNAKQALLLSQHTFVLQTGRIVKQGVSRDLLADPEIAAAYLGGK, from the coding sequence ATGGCCGGACTGCTCGAAGTGAAAGAGCTCTGCGTCAGCTACGGCGCGATCCGCGCGCTCGACAAGGTGTCGCTGTCCATTCCCGCCGGCGAGATCGTTTCCGTCATCGGCGCCAACGGCGCGGGCAAGTCCACGCTGATGAGCGCCGTCATGGGACAGGTGCCGTACCATTCCGGCGAGATTGAGTTCGAAGGCAAGCCGCTGCCGCGCCGGTCGTTCCAAGTGGTGAAATCGGGGATTTCGCTTTCGCCGGAAGGGCGGCGCATCTTCGCGCCGCTGACCGTGCTGGAAAATTTGCAGATCGGCGCGTTCCCCCGCGGCGACGGCGATTCCGAAAAAGCGGTCAAGGAAGACATGGACTGGGTGTTCTCGCTGTTCCCGCGCCTCGAGGAACGCATCGGCCAGTACGCCGGCACGCTCTCCGGCGGCGAGCAGCAGATGCTCGCCGTGGCGCGGGCGCTGATGTCCCGGCCGAAACTGCTGCTGCTCGACGAACCGTCGCTGGGGCTGGCTCCCGTGATCATCAGGGACATCTTCCGCGAGCTGCGCCGCATCAACGAAAAAGGGCTCACCATCCTGCTCGTCGAGCAGAACGCCAAACAGGCGCTGCTGCTCTCGCAGCACACTTTCGTGCTCCAGACCGGGCGCATCGTCAAGCAGGGCGTTTCGCGCGACCTGCTCGCCGACCCCGAGATCGCCGCGGCGTATCTGGGCGGCAAATAG
- a CDS encoding ABC transporter ATP-binding protein → MNAPILEILNINKSFGGVHAVKDVSFKIEQGELAGLIGPNGAGKTTVFNLITNVYPIDSGDIIFDGLSTIRLKSYQVIRRGIARTFQNLRLFGKSTVLDNVMTAAQVHHTYGFAESITHLGRWRSREEIARRRSMEFLERVGLAGRASQTAGTLPYGMQRRLEIARALALEPILLLLDEPAAGMNPEEVADLNKLITGIHRDLELTILVIEHHMDLIMQICPHIVCVNFGAKIAEGGPDDIRKNPEVLKAYLGDDEEAI, encoded by the coding sequence ATGAACGCGCCCATCCTCGAGATCCTCAACATCAACAAGTCGTTCGGCGGCGTGCACGCCGTCAAGGACGTCAGCTTCAAGATCGAGCAGGGCGAGCTGGCGGGGCTGATCGGCCCCAACGGCGCGGGCAAGACGACGGTCTTCAACCTGATCACCAACGTCTATCCGATCGATTCCGGCGACATCATCTTCGACGGGCTCAGCACGATCCGTCTCAAGTCCTATCAGGTGATCCGCCGCGGCATCGCGCGCACCTTCCAGAACCTGCGCCTGTTCGGCAAGTCCACCGTGCTCGACAACGTCATGACGGCCGCCCAGGTGCATCACACTTACGGCTTTGCCGAGTCCATCACCCATCTGGGACGCTGGCGCAGCCGTGAGGAGATCGCGCGCCGCCGCAGCATGGAGTTCCTCGAGCGCGTCGGCCTGGCCGGCCGCGCTTCGCAGACGGCCGGCACGCTGCCCTACGGCATGCAGCGCCGCCTCGAGATCGCCCGCGCTCTGGCGCTGGAGCCGATCCTGCTGCTGCTCGACGAGCCGGCCGCGGGCATGAACCCCGAGGAGGTGGCCGACCTGAACAAACTGATCACGGGCATCCACCGCGACCTGGAGCTGACCATCTTGGTCATCGAGCACCATATGGACCTGATCATGCAGATCTGCCCGCACATCGTCTGCGTGAATTTCGGCGCCAAGATCGCCGAAGGCGGACCCGACGACATCCGCAAAAATCCCGAAGTGCTCAAGGCCTATCTGGGCGACGACGAGGAGGCGATCTGA
- a CDS encoding branched-chain amino acid ABC transporter permease, which translates to MDYYMEGILMLLCINMIAAMGVSLLTGFTGIFTLGHAAYMAMGAYTAAILIMNYDVPWLPSVLAGGVLAAALAWVVGVPTMKLTGDYYAIASLGLCEAIRLVIENWQSVTRGARGIPGIDPYTTRAVAVWFFAALALFMFNLIYSRWGRYFRACRDGVTAASLLGFNTPSIRLVSLLISAFYCGIAGALLGGYLSFIQPAMFDMMKSTELTSLVVFGGLGSMSGTLLATCIITLITELFRPISQYRMLIYGAVLVMVMVLRPDGLLGSREIWEFCRARGTKKEESR; encoded by the coding sequence ATGGATTATTACATGGAAGGCATTCTCATGCTGCTGTGCATCAACATGATCGCGGCCATGGGCGTGTCGCTGCTGACGGGCTTCACCGGTATCTTCACGCTCGGTCACGCGGCCTATATGGCCATGGGCGCGTACACGGCGGCGATCCTGATCATGAATTACGACGTGCCCTGGCTTCCGTCCGTGCTCGCCGGCGGCGTGCTGGCCGCGGCTCTGGCCTGGGTCGTCGGCGTGCCGACGATGAAGCTGACGGGCGACTATTACGCCATCGCTTCGCTGGGGCTGTGCGAGGCCATCCGTCTCGTGATCGAGAACTGGCAGTCGGTGACGCGCGGCGCGCGCGGCATCCCGGGCATCGATCCCTACACGACGCGCGCCGTGGCGGTGTGGTTCTTCGCGGCGCTGGCGCTGTTCATGTTCAATCTGATCTACAGCCGCTGGGGGCGCTACTTCCGCGCCTGCCGCGACGGCGTCACGGCGGCCTCGCTGCTGGGCTTCAACACGCCGAGCATCCGCCTCGTTTCGCTGCTGATCTCGGCGTTCTATTGCGGCATCGCCGGGGCGCTGCTGGGCGGCTATCTCAGCTTCATCCAGCCGGCCATGTTCGACATGATGAAATCCACCGAGCTGACCTCGCTGGTGGTCTTCGGCGGGCTCGGCTCAATGAGCGGCACGCTGCTGGCGACCTGCATCATCACGCTGATCACCGAACTGTTCCGCCCCATTTCGCAGTACCGCATGCTGATCTACGGCGCCGTGCTGGTGATGGTCATGGTGCTGCGCCCCGACGGGCTGCTGGGCAGCCGCGAGATCTGGGAGTTCTGCCGCGCGCGCGGGACGAAGAAGGAGGAATCGCGATGA
- a CDS encoding branched-chain amino acid ABC transporter permease, which produces MATFLQQVVNGLSLGSVYALIAVGYSLVYSILLFSNFAHGGFLVVGGYVAYGMLNAMGMNVWAAGAGAILAAGVVAIVTERMAYRPIRERTSATLYLLIASMGVSIVIENIFVVTIGGRYRALPEVFPAQPIVLAARAVGEAGEAALRFFPGAAEGLTPLLTISAFDLVSLGVTVVFLLLLQMFLMRTRWGLAIRAAACDLRTAGLMGVNVNLLIAIVFFVAGALAAVGGIFLATRYTLYPQLGNMITTKAFVAAVIGGLGSLPGAVIGGILLGLAEMLTAGFISSQMRDFVVFALLIATLIIKPSGLFGRDIRDKV; this is translated from the coding sequence GTGGCAACCTTTTTGCAACAAGTCGTCAACGGGCTCTCGCTGGGCTCCGTTTACGCGCTGATCGCGGTCGGGTACTCGCTGGTGTACTCGATCCTGCTGTTTTCCAATTTCGCTCACGGCGGTTTTCTCGTCGTGGGCGGCTACGTGGCCTACGGCATGCTCAACGCGATGGGCATGAACGTCTGGGCCGCCGGCGCGGGCGCGATCCTCGCCGCGGGAGTCGTCGCCATCGTCACCGAGCGCATGGCCTACCGCCCGATCCGCGAGCGCACGTCGGCCACGCTGTATTTATTGATCGCCTCGATGGGCGTTTCCATCGTCATCGAGAACATTTTCGTCGTCACCATCGGCGGCCGTTACCGCGCCCTGCCGGAGGTGTTCCCCGCCCAGCCGATCGTCCTCGCGGCGCGCGCCGTCGGCGAGGCGGGCGAAGCGGCGCTGCGCTTCTTCCCCGGAGCGGCCGAGGGGCTGACGCCGCTGCTGACGATCAGCGCCTTCGACCTGGTTTCGCTGGGCGTGACGGTCGTCTTCCTGCTGCTGCTGCAGATGTTCCTGATGCGCACGCGCTGGGGGCTGGCGATCCGCGCCGCAGCGTGCGACCTGCGCACGGCGGGGCTGATGGGCGTCAACGTCAACTTGCTGATCGCCATCGTCTTCTTCGTCGCCGGCGCGCTGGCGGCGGTAGGCGGCATTTTCCTGGCGACGCGCTACACGCTTTATCCGCAGCTGGGCAACATGATCACCACCAAGGCCTTCGTGGCGGCGGTCATCGGCGGCCTCGGCAGCCTGCCGGGGGCGGTGATCGGCGGCATCCTGCTGGGGCTGGCGGAGATGCTGACGGCCGGCTTCATCAGCAGCCAGATGCGCGACTTCGTGGTCTTCGCGCTGCTGATCGCGACGCTGATCATCAAGCCGTCCGGCCTGTTCGGCCGCGATATCCGCGACAAGGTGTAG
- a CDS encoding ABC transporter substrate-binding protein — protein sequence MKKFLSIVVAVAMFAFPAFAAEEVLVGEISTSTGDFAAYGFAEVESVKIALEEINAAGGVKVGDAMLPMRVIQYDCRTRNEDMVNAARRLVNQDKVVAVIGPSGSGLCISAAAVFNRGHVPHLGTLPTNPMVTMDERGKVRPYNFRICFLDPYQGAILATFAVKNLNLMKAAVLYDVSSDYSQGLREFFVNEYGKMGGQVVADEGHRGEDVDFRAQLTKFKEAKPDILVFPTMGKCTPLAIKQAREMGFTCPIIGGDGYGDFWWEIAGDAMENTYWVSHVDKGDPKLKGFFDKFEQKTGTECKEFMNAMMAYDCLYWLKDAIERAGSLDPEKVRDALEQTKDLKLMHCTLTMDEFHNPKGKEGIMLKAEGGKTSYFATIKPEM from the coding sequence GTGAAAAAGTTCCTATCGATTGTTGTGGCGGTTGCGATGTTCGCGTTCCCGGCGTTCGCCGCGGAGGAAGTGCTGGTCGGCGAGATTTCGACCTCGACGGGCGATTTCGCCGCGTACGGCTTCGCCGAAGTCGAGTCGGTGAAGATCGCCCTTGAAGAGATCAACGCCGCCGGCGGCGTCAAAGTCGGCGACGCGATGCTGCCGATGCGCGTCATTCAGTACGACTGCCGCACGCGCAACGAAGACATGGTCAACGCGGCGCGCCGCCTCGTCAATCAGGACAAGGTCGTCGCCGTCATCGGCCCGAGCGGCTCCGGGCTGTGCATTTCCGCCGCCGCCGTGTTCAACCGCGGGCACGTGCCTCACCTCGGCACGCTGCCGACGAACCCGATGGTGACCATGGACGAGCGCGGCAAGGTGCGCCCCTACAATTTCCGCATCTGCTTCCTCGACCCGTATCAGGGCGCCATCCTGGCCACGTTCGCGGTCAAGAATCTGAACCTCATGAAAGCGGCCGTGCTGTACGACGTATCCAGCGACTACTCGCAGGGGCTGCGCGAATTCTTCGTCAACGAGTACGGGAAGATGGGCGGCCAGGTCGTGGCCGACGAAGGGCACCGCGGCGAAGACGTCGATTTCCGCGCCCAGCTGACCAAGTTCAAGGAAGCCAAGCCCGACATCCTCGTGTTCCCGACCATGGGCAAGTGCACGCCGCTGGCGATCAAGCAGGCGCGCGAGATGGGCTTCACCTGCCCGATCATCGGCGGCGACGGCTACGGCGACTTCTGGTGGGAGATCGCCGGCGACGCCATGGAAAACACCTACTGGGTCAGCCACGTGGACAAGGGCGACCCGAAGCTGAAGGGGTTCTTCGACAAGTTCGAGCAGAAGACCGGCACCGAGTGCAAGGAATTCATGAACGCGATGATGGCTTACGACTGCCTGTACTGGCTCAAGGACGCCATCGAGCGCGCCGGCAGCCTCGATCCCGAAAAGGTCCGCGACGCTCTCGAGCAGACCAAGGACCTGAAGCTGATGCACTGCACGCTGACCATGGACGAGTTCCACAATCCCAAGGGCAAGGAAGGCATCATGCTCAAGGCCGAGGGCGGCAAGACGAGCTACTTTGCCACGATCAAGCCCGAGATGTAA
- a CDS encoding LysR family transcriptional regulator yields the protein MDTKKCAVLLRAVESGSLTTAAEELDYTPSGVSRIIASLEKEAGFPLLHRNHAGVSLTREGKLLLPVLRELVRAAGQFAETSAQIRGVECGSVTVGAAYGVYYPLLARLVAEFGRLHPGIAVSIAEGLSSDLAAMVEEGRADFCVISRREGGFQWTPLGNDKLVVWVPAGHWAVARGAFPAEAFASEPYIEMYPGRESDNSRYFAAHGITAAARCSTSEVSAAFAMVEAGLGVALMNGILQRPASPRVVSVPIDPPENVKIGLAWPKEEFLSPAARTFVGFARGEFLKNKRLP from the coding sequence ATGGACACGAAAAAATGCGCCGTGCTGCTGCGCGCCGTCGAAAGCGGTTCGCTGACCACCGCCGCCGAAGAACTTGACTACACGCCGTCGGGCGTGAGCCGCATCATCGCTTCGCTGGAAAAAGAGGCCGGCTTCCCGCTGCTGCACCGCAACCATGCCGGCGTCAGCCTGACGCGCGAAGGCAAGCTGCTGCTGCCCGTTCTGCGCGAGCTGGTGCGCGCCGCCGGACAGTTCGCCGAAACGTCCGCCCAAATTCGCGGCGTCGAATGCGGCAGCGTCACCGTCGGGGCGGCGTACGGCGTTTATTATCCGCTGCTGGCCCGCCTTGTCGCCGAGTTCGGGCGGCTCCACCCCGGCATCGCCGTCTCCATCGCCGAGGGGTTGAGCAGCGATCTGGCCGCCATGGTCGAAGAAGGGCGCGCCGACTTCTGCGTCATCAGCCGGCGCGAGGGCGGCTTCCAGTGGACGCCGCTTGGCAACGACAAGCTGGTCGTCTGGGTGCCCGCCGGGCACTGGGCCGTCGCCCGCGGCGCCTTTCCCGCCGAGGCGTTCGCCAGCGAACCGTATATCGAAATGTATCCCGGGCGCGAGAGCGACAACTCGCGCTATTTCGCCGCCCACGGCATCACGGCCGCGGCGCGCTGTTCCACCTCCGAAGTCAGCGCCGCCTTCGCCATGGTCGAAGCCGGCCTCGGCGTGGCGCTGATGAACGGCATTTTGCAGCGGCCGGCCAGTCCGCGCGTGGTCAGCGTGCCGATCGATCCGCCCGAAAACGTCAAGATCGGCCTGGCCTGGCCGAAGGAAGAGTTTCTCTCGCCGGCGGCGCGCACGTTCGTCGGTTTTGCCCGCGGCGAATTCCTCAAAAACAAACGCCTGCCGTAA
- a CDS encoding NifB/NifX family molybdenum-iron cluster-binding protein → MKLAVTYENGAIFQHFGHTETVKIYTVENGKVGASEVIGTEGHGHGALAAFLKEKGVAALICGGLGGGAVAALQEAGISIYAGNQGSADEAAAKFAAGQLAANAEANCHHHGHGEEHSCGNGSCSH, encoded by the coding sequence ATGAAATTAGCGGTAACGTACGAGAACGGCGCGATCTTTCAGCATTTCGGGCACACCGAAACGGTGAAGATCTATACGGTCGAGAACGGCAAAGTGGGCGCCTCTGAAGTGATCGGCACCGAAGGTCACGGGCACGGCGCGCTGGCTGCCTTTCTGAAGGAAAAGGGCGTCGCGGCGCTGATCTGCGGCGGCCTTGGCGGCGGCGCGGTCGCGGCGCTGCAGGAGGCGGGGATCTCCATCTACGCCGGCAATCAGGGCAGCGCGGACGAAGCCGCCGCGAAGTTCGCCGCCGGGCAGCTCGCCGCCAACGCCGAGGCGAACTGCCATCATCACGGTCACGGCGAAGAGCATTCCTGCGGAAACGGCTCGTGCAGTCATTAG
- a CDS encoding YczE/YyaS/YitT family protein encodes MNYSRRIARALFGLLLFGTGSCCNIQANVGLAPWEAFSMGVGARLGLSFGTVLAGSGLVILAVDLLLREKIGLGTLLDIACIGPIADLLRAAGAIPVMTGFPSGIATLLAGQLLIAVGSYFYIGAGLSCGPRDALMVALCKRFPHTPVGVIRFFIEGGALLTGWLCGAKIGVGTVVAVFGISFILQAVFSLLRFDVGTVEHEDLLTTARNLWSRRTLS; translated from the coding sequence ATGAACTATTCTCGACGTATCGCCCGGGCGCTGTTCGGGCTGCTGCTTTTCGGCACGGGCTCGTGCTGCAACATCCAAGCCAACGTGGGGCTCGCCCCTTGGGAAGCCTTCAGCATGGGCGTGGGAGCCCGGCTGGGGTTGAGTTTTGGGACCGTGCTGGCCGGCTCGGGTCTGGTCATCCTCGCCGTCGATCTGCTGCTGCGCGAAAAAATCGGCCTCGGCACGCTGCTCGACATCGCCTGCATCGGCCCCATTGCCGATCTGCTGCGCGCCGCCGGCGCCATTCCCGTGATGACCGGCTTCCCCTCGGGCATCGCCACGCTTTTGGCGGGACAGCTTTTGATCGCCGTGGGCAGCTATTTCTACATCGGCGCGGGATTGAGCTGCGGCCCTCGCGACGCGCTGATGGTCGCCCTGTGCAAGCGCTTCCCGCACACTCCCGTAGGCGTGATCCGGTTTTTCATCGAAGGCGGCGCGCTGCTCACCGGCTGGCTCTGCGGCGCCAAGATCGGCGTCGGTACCGTCGTCGCCGTCTTCGGCATCAGCTTCATCCTGCAGGCCGTATTTTCGCTGCTGCGTTTCGACGTCGGCACGGTCGAACACGAAGATCTGCTCACCACCGCCAGGAACCTTTGGAGCAGGAGAACGCTTTCCTGA